Part of the Legionella cardiaca genome, ATTGTGTTAGAACTTTTTAAATTTCTGATAATTGGCCTGCTCTTTTATAATTCGTTACTGCCGTTACCCTATTTAATATTATTTGCTCTGGCCGATTCCCTCATTCAGCTATGCGACTTTCTCTTTTACATGATTCTTATTCGCGTAATAATCAGTTGGATTAATCCAACAAGACAACACCCGGTTCTGGATATCATCAAAGTAATTACCGATCCATTGTTGGAATTAGGACGACGTATTGTCCCAGATATTTCTGGTTTTGATTTTTCGCCCTTTATTATTGCGATTATTTTAAAAATTTTTACTTTATTTATAGCCGCCTCCCTTCCTTTTCATTTGTAAGCAAAAATTATTAAGGGGAGCTATACTTGAAGCAGGTTGAAACTTACGGACAAGCCCATGAACCGCTTGATAACAACAATTGGTATCGCTTCCCTTGGCTTTTCATTTAATGCTTTTGCGGCGCAATCAATCTATTGTCCGCAAAATCATGGCTATATTAACCTGGGCATGTCGGTTCCTCAGGTTCTTGCCGCCTGCGGTCAACCTCTGAGTAGGCAACAATCCAATACTCCTGTCATGCAAAAAGTCCCGGTCTTACAGTTAATGTATAACAACCAAGGTTCTCAATCTGCTTTTTATGGCGTTTGGTCTTTACCTGTAGGGGTTAATAGTGGTGCTCAATTACAAGTCAACATTATTGATAATAAAGTGAGTAGCGTAAGCCTCAATGGCAGTAACACCAATGCTTTTTCCATATGCGGTGGTTCAATGATTCAAGTTGGGGATCCTGTTAGTAAAGTTTATGGAGCTTGTGGCAATCCCTCGCTTGTTAATAACACCTTTATTAATCAGCCTATCGAAAGTAATCAAAAACCCGAAATATGGACCTATCAAACTGACCAATTCCAAACCCCATTTAGCTTGACTTTTGTTAATGGCAAATTACAATCCATCGATTAATTGACTGCCGGAAACACATTCATGAGTGAAACCATCGATGATTTAACAATTGCTTACAGCGAAAATGGTACTGAAACCGTCAAAGAATTAGATAAGCACGTTTTGTCGAAGGGAGCCTGGACCACCATCATGTTTCGCTACCAGGACTGGGACAATGCAAAACAAGATTTTGGTCCTGTAAAATATTCAATCAGACGCTATCAAAAGAAAAATAATCAGTATTGGATGAAATCAAAATTCAATATTTCCAGTGAAGATCAAGCGCGTAAAATTATTGAGGTTCTGACTGATTGGTTAGGCGAAAAGAAATAAATTGGCAGGTTTTACTTGCCACAGCTATTTGCGCTATAAACACCCATATCGCCTGAGCAATAAATTTGTCCTGTAGGACCTGAGGTTCGAGCATCATTTCCAAACATCGTACCGCCCAAATAGCCAAGAAATGATGGTAAAAATAGCAACACAATAGCAATGCAAGCCTGACTAATAGCCTGTCCAATAGTGACTTGTGTGGGATTATCTTTGTGTTGTTTAAATTTCATAATAGCTACGATAACAAAGGCTAATCCGCCTATATAACTTATTGCGGTGATAAGCTTTGCCAAACTGGTAAAGGAATTTGTAATGGATGTAGACATATTACCCAGAGTTGGGGTTGAGGCAACTGCCCCCCACAATTCAGGGATAACCATCATTGCTAAGAAAGCTATTAATTTCAATCGAATAGACATGTTAGCCCGAATAAATAATTGCTTTGTTGTTTTGATTTACCTTTTCTATTTAGAAGTATAGCTTAAATCCATAAGCTATCTCTCTACTGGATGACAAGTAATATTGTACCTCTGCAAATACGTCATCCCATTTAAGATAATTGTTATTCCATTGATCATAATAAAATGCAGCTACTTGAAGAGTTCCTTATCCTATTGCAATTGGATAATATTCCGACATTTTTTGAATCCACGCGTAAACTCCTTTATAATCGTTGCCATTTTCCATTTCGTTATTGGATGCCACTTGCATGAAATATCGTTCCATTGCTTTATTATTAACGCCGGTGGTTGTTCTTTCAATAATTTATTTTTCTTTTCCCACAACACCAAAATTGCATGGACGAACGACAGAGCCTAAACCCATTACGGTAGAAACAGCTCCCGTTACCGAAAGAGTTCTTGCTGATCAATTTGAAACCATAGGCAGTCTTGCAAGTACTGATAATATTGATATTAGTTCTGAATTAGCAGGACAGATTGCTGCAATTTATTTTAAACCAGGTGCCAATGTAAAAAAGGGTACCTTACTTATTCAACTGGATGCCACTGTTTTAAAAAGCGAGTTAGCTAGTGCCAATGCTAATTTAGCATTAAGTGAAACAAGTTATGAGCGCACAAGTGAATTAGCAAAAAGAAAACTTGCTTCTGCCCAGGCGCTTGATCAAGCTTTAGCTGATTTACGTGAAAAACAAAATACAGTTAAAGCAAAGCAGGCTCAACTTGAAAAATTGAGTTTACGCGCCCCCTTTTCTGGAACTTTAGGCTCAAGACAAGTAAGTGTTGGTCAGTATGTTAAAGTCGGACAACCTTTAGTCCGGTTAGTTGCTAATCAAAAATTGCGGGTCGAATATAATTTACCTGAACGTTACTTGCCTCGTTTAGAAGAGGGTCAACAAGTGACTGTCGTATCAGATGCGTTCCCAGGTCAGCTCTATCAAGGATTTGTTAATTATATTGATCCAGCTGTTGATAAGGATACCAGAACCATCGCTGTTGAAGCATTAATCGATAATAAGCAAAATCTCTTATCTGCAGGACTTTTTGTCCGTGTTAGACATGAGTTTGGTGGGAAGAAAAAAAGGCTTCTGATTCCCGAGGAAAGTTTAATTCCTACTATTAATGGACAAAAAGTTTTCGTCTTGCGCAATGCAAAAGCCGTCGCCGTACGGGTCAAAACGGGCGCGCATCATGGGGCAATGACTGAAATCTGCAGTG contains:
- a CDS encoding YggT family protein yields the protein MSGLIAVSYFLIKLFFNLILFVLWLRVALRYFRISTLHPVGQLVYRFTDPLVHPIERLIYPKNATLKRYDWITLVLIIVLELFKFLIIGLLFYNSLLPLPYLILFALADSLIQLCDFLFYMILIRVIISWINPTRQHPVLDIIKVITDPLLELGRRIVPDISGFDFSPFIIAIILKIFTLFIAASLPFHL
- a CDS encoding DUF2845 domain-containing protein; amino-acid sequence: MNRLITTIGIASLGFSFNAFAAQSIYCPQNHGYINLGMSVPQVLAACGQPLSRQQSNTPVMQKVPVLQLMYNNQGSQSAFYGVWSLPVGVNSGAQLQVNIIDNKVSSVSLNGSNTNAFSICGGSMIQVGDPVSKVYGACGNPSLVNNTFINQPIESNQKPEIWTYQTDQFQTPFSLTFVNGKLQSID
- a CDS encoding type IV secretion protein IcmD, with the protein product MSIRLKLIAFLAMMVIPELWGAVASTPTLGNMSTSITNSFTSLAKLITAISYIGGLAFVIVAIMKFKQHKDNPTQVTIGQAISQACIAIVLLFLPSFLGYLGGTMFGNDARTSGPTGQIYCSGDMGVYSANSCGK
- a CDS encoding efflux RND transporter periplasmic adaptor subunit, whose product is MKYRSIALLLTPVVVLSIIYFSFPTTPKLHGRTTEPKPITVETAPVTERVLADQFETIGSLASTDNIDISSELAGQIAAIYFKPGANVKKGTLLIQLDATVLKSELASANANLALSETSYERTSELAKRKLASAQALDQALADLREKQNTVKAKQAQLEKLSLRAPFSGTLGSRQVSVGQYVKVGQPLVRLVANQKLRVEYNLPERYLPRLEEGQQVTVVSDAFPGQLYQGFVNYIDPAVDKDTRTIAVEALIDNKQNLLSAGLFVRVRHEFGGKKKRLLIPEESLIPTINGQKVFVLRNAKAVAVRVKTGAHHGAMTEICSGLTIDDVIIVRGQHKLREGSPVIDIHQG